Genomic window (Deltaproteobacteria bacterium):
GGGGCCTCGGGCGTGCTCTTCACGCTCGACACCGAGAGCGGCTTCGACCGGGTCGTCCTGATCACGGCGATCTACGGGCTCGGCGAGAACATCGTCCAGGGCGTCTCCAACCCGGACGAGTACCTGGTCTTCAAGCCCACCCTCGCGGAGATCTCCCGGCGTCTCGGCTCCAAGGAGCTCGCCATGGTCTACGACGAGGGGGGCAGCAAGGCCACCCGCAACGTCGCGGTACCCGAGGCGCTCCGCCGCCAGTTCGTGCTGAGCCGGGCCGAGACCGTCGAGCTCGCGCGCCAGGCGATCGCGATCGAGCGCCACTACAGCGAGCGCGCCGGCGAGCGGCGGCCGATGGACATCGAGTGGGCGAAGGACGGGCGGAGCGGCGAGCTCTTCATCGTGCAGGCGCGGCCCGAGACCGCCCACGCCCGACGCGATGCGGCCCGCATCGTCACGTACCGGCTGCTCGAGCAGGGCCCCGTGCGCGTGCGCGGCCGGGCGGTCGGCACCCAGATCGGTGCCGGCCCGGTGGTGCGCCTCGACCACGCCTCGCAGATGCATCGCTTCCGGCCGGGCTCGGTGCTCGTCACCGCGATGACCGACCCGGACTGGGAGCCGATCCTGAAGCAGGCGGCGGCGATCGTCACCGACCGTGGCGGGCGCACCTGCCACGCCGCGATCGTGAGCCGCGAGCTCGGCATCCCCTGCGTCGTCGGCAGCGGGAACGCGACCGCGGTGCTCGCCGAGGGCGAGCCCGTGACGGTCTCCTGCGCCGAGGGCGAGACGGGGCTCGTGCGCGCGGGGATCCTGCGCTTCGAGCGCCACGAGCTCGATGCGCACGAGATCCCCCGGACCCGCACCGGGATCCTGATCAACGTCGGCAACCCCGACCAGGCCTTCGGCCTCTCCTTCCTGCCCGTCGACGGCGTCGGCCTCGCCCGCGAGGAGTTCATCATCGCGAACGCGATCGGGATCCATCCGCTCGCGCTGCTCCACCCCGACCGCCTCGACGACGAGACCCGCCGCCAGATCGACGAGCGCACGCGCGGCTACCCGGACGGCGCCAGCTTCTTCGTCGACAAGCTCGCCGAGGGGGTCGCCCGGATCGCCGCCGCCTTCCATCCGCGGCCCGTGATCGTCCGGCTCTCCGACTTCAAGACCAACGAGTACGCGGGCCTGCTCGGCGGCGCCCCCTTCGAGCCCCGCGAGGAGAACCCGATGATCGGCTTCCGCGGCGCGTCGCGCTACGCGCACGAGGCCTACCGCGACGGCTTCGCGCTCGAGTGCCGCGCCCTGCGCCGGGTGCGCGAGGAGATGGGTCTCGAGAACGTCGTCCTCATGATCCCCTTCTGCCGGACGGTCGAGGAGGCCCAGCGCGTCCAGGAGGAGATGGCCAAGCACGGCCTGCGCCGCGGCGAGCACGGCCTCGAGCTCTACGCCATGTGCGAGATCCCCTCGAACGTGCTCCTGATCGAGGACTTCGCCCGGCACTTCGACGGCTTCTCGATCGGCTCCAACGACCTGACCCAGCTCGTGCTCGGCGTCGACCGCGACTCCGAGATCCTGGGCCCCGTGTTCGACGAGCGGAACCCGGCCGTGCTCGAGGCGCTCGCCATGGCCATCGCGGGCGCCCACCGCGCCAGGCGGAAGATCGGCATCTGCGGTCAGGCCCCGAGCGACCACCCCGAGGTCGCCGAGTTCCTGGTGCGTGCCGGCATCGACAGCCTGTCGCTCTCGAGCGACGTCGCGGTGGCGACGCGCCTGCGGGTGGCGGAGCTCGAGGGCCGCCTCGCTGCGGGCCCGTAGGGAGAGGAATCCGTGCGGCGGCCGCTCCTTCGCCCCTTCGTCCTCGTGACCCTGCTCCTCGCCGCCGCACCCGCCGCGGCGCAACGGGCGATCGAGTGGTCTGCACCGCTCCCCTTCACCGGCGGCCAGGGCCAGACGCACGGTGACCTCGTCGCGCACGCCGGTGGCGTCACCGCCTTCTACTCGCGCCCCGACCTCGGCGGCCTGCGCCTGTTCCTCTACCGCTGGGGCACGGACGGCGCGCTGCTCCTTGCGCGCGAGGTCGGCGACCCGGCCGAGATCTACTACGAGCCGGGCGCCTGCTGGGACGGCGCGCGCTACGCCGTCGCGGCGTCCTCCTACACGCGCGGGCACTTCCTCGTCCTCGACGCCGCCGGCGACGCGCTCCTGCCGACGATGGCGCTCCCGGGGATTCCCTTCGGCGGGCGCACGGCGGCCTTCCGGGTCCGCTGCACGCCGCTCGGCTACGCCGTCTTCGCGCTGCTGCTCGAGCCGGAGTTCGAGGGCTCTCCCTACTACTACACCCGCCTCCACTACTGGCTGCTCGACGCGACCGGTGCGGCGGCGGTGGAGCGCGACCTCGGCATCCTGCTCTCGCCGATCTCCTACCCGGGGTTCGAGGGCCTCGAGAAGGAGTACTACGACGTCGCCTGGACCGGAAACGGCTTCCTCGTCGCGTACAGCGCGGAGTGCGGCGCGCCGGCCTCCTTCCAGGCCTGCTATCGCGTCGTCGACGCCGCGGGCGAGACCGTGCGCGCCGAGGCGCCGCTCACGACCGTGCCGACCCAGGGCCCGCACCTCGCCAGCCACGGTGCCGTCGTGGGCGCGGCGACGCTGCTCGAGGTTCCGTTCCCGAGCCCCTCGAACACCCCGTACGCGCGCTTCTTCGACGCCGACGGGACGCCGCGCGGGCCCGAGCAGCCGTACTCCGACCCCGCCCTCTTCCCGCTCGGCTACGCCCCGGCGCTGGTATCGACCCGGGACGGCTTCCTTGCGGCCTACGTACAACCGAATCCGTTCACGCTCGCCTACGAGGTGATGCTCGCGCCCTTCACGCCGCTCGGCGCGCAGCTCGGCTACGGTGCCGCCGTTGCCGACCCGGCGAATCTCGTGCCGGACACCGTCAACCTCGGCATCGACTTCCAGCTCGCGGCCCAGGGCACCCGCCTCTACGGGAAGGGCCAGGCGGGCATCGTCCAGGTGGCTCCGATCGTCTTCGGCATCCCCGAGCCGGGGGTGAACGCGCTCGCCGCCACCGCGTTCCTCGCGCTCGCGGCAGCGGCGCGCCGCGGTATCGTGCGGCCGTGGACAAGCAGGCGCTCGTAGCCCAGCTCCGCGCCCGGCTCGCCGAGGCGCTCGCCGTGAGCGAGCGCGCGCACGAGGCGGCAGCCGAGGAGGCGCGCCACGGCGCGACGGCGGCCGAGAAGCGCGACGACGCGCGTGTGGCCCTCGAGTGGTCGCATCTCGCGCGCGGGCAGGCGCGCAGGGTGGCACAGCTCCGCGCGGACCTCGCGGCCCTCGACGGCTTCGCGCCGGGGTCGCTCGCGCCGGGCTCGGCGGCGGCGCTCGGCGCCGTCGTAGAGGTCGAGCACGAGGAAGGCGGGCTCACCTTCTTCCTCGCGCCGGCGGGCGCGGGCGAGGAGCTGAGCGGACCGGGCGGCGACGGCTTCCTCACCGTCGCGACGCCCGCCTCGCCGCTCGGGCGCGCGGTGCTCGGGCGGCGGGTCGGCGACGTGGTCGAGGCCCGGATCGGCGGCGAGCGGCGGGAGTGGACGATCGCCTGGGTGGCCTGAGGTCCCGCCGGTCCGGGCAGGCGGCCGGGAACCCGAATCCGGCACCCACGGGTGTACCGTCGAGCACGACCCAAGGCTCACGGGCTCCTCCCTCGCCGGGGCTCACCATCCCGTTGCGAGCTGCGGCCAGCGGGCGGCTTCGTGCGGACTCGCGAAGCCGCTCGCAACGCAGCGGCCGAGCGGAGTACACTGCCCGCTGGAAGCCCCGCCCATGAGCGCGCGCTTCGATCTCGGGATCGCGAACGGAATCCGGGTGGACGGGACGGGTGCGGCACCCAGCGCGGGCGAGCGCACGATCACGCACCGCCGCATCGCCGCGCCCGGCTCCGGTGGCCGAGGGAACGGTGATCCGCGAAGGCGGCTGCCACGCAGCCGGTGCGAGGGGAACGCTGCCAGGGCGCATGCTGCGCGGCTGCGGATGCGGGCCGGCGGCCTCGTCTTCGTCTTGCTCTGCGCGGCGCCCGCGGCGGCCGAGGTCGTCTACTTCGAGGATTTCGAGGATCAGGCTCACGACCTCGCGCTCGGTGGCGGTGCGGGCCACACGATCGGCGGCGGCGTCGCGACCCAGAGCTACGGCGTCGAGCCCGACGGCGGCGGCTACGACCTCGAGATGCGCCTCGACCTGCTGTCGCTCGCGAGTGACGAGGGCAGCGGCGGCTCCTATGTCTGGCCCGGCGCGCGCATCGACGTGCCGGCGCTCTCCGACGACGCCTTCTCGATCTCCGCCGAGCTCACGATCGACGAGGCGTTCGCGGGAGGCGCCGACCAGAGCCTCTCCGTCGGTCTCGTGGCGCGCTGCTCGTACCTCTTCGACCCCGACCACTGCGCCGGCCTCGACTCCAACCTGTTGTCGCTCCACTATCGGCTCAGCTACGCGATCGCGGGCAGCGGCTCGTTCATCGGCGCCGGGGCGCCGCTCGAGGCGGGCCAGCTGCGACTCGTCGAACGCAACGGCGACGGTCAGGTCGACGTGACGGTGCCAGGCATCGCGCCTCCGCTCGGCGCGCCGTTCGAGATGCGACTCGAAGGGACGGTCGTACCGGGCGGGCTCGCGATCGTCGGACGCATGCGCAACGGGGCCTCCGAAGCGGTCGTCGAGGGTTTCGATCCGACGCCGCTCACCGGCCCTGGCTTCGGCATCCGCACCGGCGGCTCCGTCGAAGGCCTCGGCGGCGCGGACGTGACCGGCGCCCTCGACGTGGACGTCGACGACGTCACGATCGCGCCCGAGCCCGACTCGCCGGCGATGGCGCTCGCCGCGCTGCTCGCGCTCGTCGCCGGCGGCCTCCGCTCGGGCAGGAGCTCCCCGCGACCCAGCCCGTGATCGTCGCCGACTCCCGCGCCAGCGGGCCGCCCGGCGCCCACGTCGTTCCCTTCGGCTCGAGGGCGCGCCTCCGGGCGCCCGACCGCAACGGCGCGCTCGTCTCCGAACCCGAGGACCTCAGACCCGACCCGCTGCCCTCCTTGTGGCAACCACGTGCACGGTCGCGCCGCTCCTCCCGAGCGCCTCGGCCAGCGCGAGCGCGAGCGCGAAGGGCGCGCTGACCGCGAAGGCCAGCAGCAGCAGGCAGCGCGTGGCCCGGCCGAAGGGCGGCGCCTCGCGCCGCGACCGCTGGTGCAGAACGATGTAGAGCCCGTTGCGAGGCAGGCCGCGGATCTTGTTCAGCGCGCTCTGGATCCAGCCGAACGGGTTCTGGCGCAGCGAGAAGTGGTGCGACGCGCCGACCTCGAAGCCGAGATCGCCGAGCAGGCGCCGCAGCGCCCGCAGCGGGAAGTGGTGGAGATGGCGCGGCAGGTCGAGGTGGAACCAGTCGGCCCCGCTCCAGCGCGCCTGCCAGCTCTCGAAGTTCGGTATCGCCACGATCAGGCGTCCTCCCGGCCGGAGCACGCGGTGCGCCTCCATCAGGGTCGCGCGCGGATCCGGCAGGTGCTCGAGCACGTGCCAGAGGATCACCTCGTCGAAGAACGCGTCCGGATAGCCGGCCGTCCGCAGGTCCGGCGCGATGCGGATCTCGGCGCGCGGGTGGGCGCCACGCGTCGCCGCGGCGCTCAGCTCGACGCCGTGGACCTCGAGGCCGCGCTCGGCGAGCGGACCGAGCACGACGCCGCGCCCGCATCCGACGTCGAGCACGCGCGCGCCCGACGGGAGCCCCCGCGAGAGGAAGCCGATGTGACGCGCACCGACGAGACGCACCAGGCGCTCGACCGGAGCCTGGAACTTCGCGCCGGGCTCCCCGTAGTACTCGTCGGGGTAGATGACGCGGATCTCCTGCGCGCCGAGCATCGGATGGAAACGCCCGAGGCCACAGCCTTCACACACGACCAGCGGCGCCGCC
Coding sequences:
- a CDS encoding class I SAM-dependent methyltransferase, translated to MAQQTPREPDAAAGLYAREIRSLGGPVLETDPCPVCSGERVRPRFAVEGVAAPLVVCEGCGLGRFHPMLGAQEIRVIYPDEYYGEPGAKFQAPVERLVRLVGARHIGFLSRGLPSGARVLDVGCGRGVVLGPLAERGLEVHGVELSAAATRGAHPRAEIRIAPDLRTAGYPDAFFDEVILWHVLEHLPDPRATLMEAHRVLRPGGRLIVAIPNFESWQARWSGADWFHLDLPRHLHHFPLRALRRLLGDLGFEVGASHHFSLRQNPFGWIQSALNKIRGLPRNGLYIVLHQRSRREAPPFGRATRCLLLLAFAVSAPFALALALAEALGRSGATVHVVATRRAAGRV
- the ppsA gene encoding phosphoenolpyruvate synthase, which encodes MGFVRPFDSLTLDDIPLVGGKNASFGEMIRSLAPHGVRVPDGFALTADAYRALLEAPGVRAALRAALRSVVPGDVESLRDAGARCRQALHEAPWPPQLQAELAQAYARLSASYGQAATDVAVRSSATAEDLPTASFAGQQETYLAVHGLPALLEACRRCFASLFTDRAISYRAERGFDHEKVALSIGVQKMIRSDQGASGVLFTLDTESGFDRVVLITAIYGLGENIVQGVSNPDEYLVFKPTLAEISRRLGSKELAMVYDEGGSKATRNVAVPEALRRQFVLSRAETVELARQAIAIERHYSERAGERRPMDIEWAKDGRSGELFIVQARPETAHARRDAARIVTYRLLEQGPVRVRGRAVGTQIGAGPVVRLDHASQMHRFRPGSVLVTAMTDPDWEPILKQAAAIVTDRGGRTCHAAIVSRELGIPCVVGSGNATAVLAEGEPVTVSCAEGETGLVRAGILRFERHELDAHEIPRTRTGILINVGNPDQAFGLSFLPVDGVGLAREEFIIANAIGIHPLALLHPDRLDDETRRQIDERTRGYPDGASFFVDKLAEGVARIAAAFHPRPVIVRLSDFKTNEYAGLLGGAPFEPREENPMIGFRGASRYAHEAYRDGFALECRALRRVREEMGLENVVLMIPFCRTVEEAQRVQEEMAKHGLRRGEHGLELYAMCEIPSNVLLIEDFARHFDGFSIGSNDLTQLVLGVDRDSEILGPVFDERNPAVLEALAMAIAGAHRARRKIGICGQAPSDHPEVAEFLVRAGIDSLSLSSDVAVATRLRVAELEGRLAAGP
- a CDS encoding transcription elongation factor GreAB, with the translated sequence MDKQALVAQLRARLAEALAVSERAHEAAAEEARHGATAAEKRDDARVALEWSHLARGQARRVAQLRADLAALDGFAPGSLAPGSAAALGAVVEVEHEEGGLTFFLAPAGAGEELSGPGGDGFLTVATPASPLGRAVLGRRVGDVVEARIGGERREWTIAWVA